From the genome of Malus domestica chromosome 04, GDT2T_hap1, one region includes:
- the LOC103434259 gene encoding CBS domain-containing protein CBSX6 gives MASVFLYHVVGDLTVGKPEMVELCETETMEAAIRAIGESTECGIPVWKRKSNVGMVENNEMLQQRFVGILNSLDIVAFFAKSECLEDHDKALKTPVSDVIVPNNSLLKQVDPATRLIDALEMMKHGVKRLIVRKSVVWKGMSKRFSMIYSGKWLKNIDASGSSNNLAANPNRPSSSSTSSTRDKFCCLSREDVIRFLIGCLGALAPLPLSSISSIGAINPNYQFVEASAAAIEATKKLPDDPSAVAVVEQTQDDEYKIIGEISASKLWKCDYLSAAWALANLSAGQFVMGVEDNVSSRSEYNFSVHPTAGNNNQANGGGSARPKKFSSRSIGFNPASPSLGVSRSMYRGRSAPLTCRVTSSLAAVMAQMLSHRATHVWVTQDHSDDIVVGVVGYADIMAAVTKQPASTNPAPGRTTEVAGNDIHH, from the exons ATGGCGTCGGTGTTTCTGTACCATGTTGTGGGTGATCTAACGGTGGGGAAGCCGGAGATGGTGGAGCTCTGCGAGACGGAGACGATGGAGGCGGCCATAAGGGCAATCGGAGAGTCGACGGAATGCGGCATACCGGTGTGGAAGAGGAAATCGAATGTGGGAATGGTCGAAAACAATGAAATGTTGCAGCAGAGGTTTGTGGGAATCCTTAATTCCCTCGACATTGTTGCTTTCTTTGCTAAAAGTGAGTGCCTTGAGGATCATGACAAGGCTTTGAAGACTCCGGTGTCTGATGTTATTGTTCCGAATAATTCTTTGCTCAAGCAGGTTGATCCTGCCACAAG GTTGATAGATGCACTGGAGATGATGAAGCATGGTGTAAAGCGTCTTATTGTTCGAAAGAGTGTGGTATGGAAAGGCATGAGCAAACGTTTCTCTATGATCTATAGTGGTAAGTGGCTCAAGAACATAGATGCTAGTGGCAGCAGCAATAACCTTGCTGCCAATCCCAATCGGCCTTCCTCATCTTCCACTAGCAGTACCCGTGACAAGTTTTGCTGTCTCTCAAGAGAAGATGTCATCCGTTTCCTGATTGGTTGCCTAGGTGCCCTAGCACCTCTTCCACTCTCCTCTATCTCCTCTATTGGAGCAATTAACCCAAACTACCAATTTGTTGAAGCCTCGGCTGCAGCCATTGAAGCCACTAAAAAGCTTCCAGACGACCCTAGTGCAGTTGCTGTTGTCGAACAGACACAGGATGATGAGTATAAGATCATTGGAGAGATCTCTGCCTCCAAACTATGGAAATGTGATTACTTATCAGCAGCATGGGCTTTAGCTAATCTCTCCGCTGGACAGTTTGTGATGGGAGTTGAGGATAATGTGTCCTCAAGGTCGGAATACAATTTCTCTGTGCATCCCACTGCTGGAAATAATAACCAAGCTAATGGTGGCGGGTCAGCAAGGCCGAAGAAGTTCAGTAGCAGGAGTATAGGGTTCAATCCTGCGAGCCCAAGCTTGGGAGTGAGCAGAAGCATGTATAGGGGAAGAAGTGCACCCTTGACCTGTAGGGTTACGAGTTCATTGGCGGCAGTGATGGCTCAGATGTTGTCTCACAGGGCAACACACGTGTGGGTGACCCAGGATCATAGTGATGATATCGTCGTTGGAGTGGTGGGATATGCAGATATTATGGCTGCTGTCACCAAACAACCAGCCTCCACAAACCCTGCACCAGGGCGGACAACTGAGGTTGCTGGTAATGACATTCACCATTGA
- the LOC103408690 gene encoding receptor-like protein CLAVATA2: MEHKWVSGFCPCNPLKLRALLLIFLVLVCSNLSQCFDIYPQDKDSVLLFRSLVQDPSQSLSSWVGSNCTNWTGITCENQTGRVVSVNLTNMNLSGQIHPSLCKLPFLEHLVLSENNFTSPIPLCFGSLRSLKTLHLDHNRFQGTVPDTLMKLRQLKELVLNGNNDLGGLIPWWVGNFSAQLEKLDIGFNSFHGEIPESVLYLKSLKYLDLGNNNLSGILSDFHQSLVFLNLGSNQFSGTLPCFSACVQSLRVLNLANNSVVGGMPTCIASLQGLNHLNLSFNHLTYEISPRLVFSEKLLVLDLSNNELSGPLPSKIAETTDKSGLVLLDLSHNSFSGEIPLKITELKSLQALFLSYNLLVGEIPARIGNLTYLQVIDLSHNSLSGSIPLNIVGCFQLLALILNNNNLSGEIQPELDALDSLKILDISNNKISGEIPLTLAGCKSLEIVDFSSNSLSGTLSDAITKWSNLRYLSLAQNEFNGNLPGWLFTFPAIRMMDFSGNKFSGFIPDANFNMSKNFNNGELGKMQRVPFGTTHGADTKVLIVVTTSTELSFNYVLSSTVGIDFSNNVLDGEIPGGLFTLRGLQYLNLSRNFLRGRVPDVEKMWSLRALDISHNSLSGQIPGNISSLQDLTRLDLSYNCFSGFVTKQQGYWRFPGAFAGNPDLCLESSDGGCDPASLPVVPGKAFEGEEVEGRISVWVFCLSAFLSFYFTGVALFCSPRARNYILQTKA; encoded by the coding sequence ATGGAGCACAAATGGGTTTCAGGTTTTTGCCCCTGTAACCCTCTTAAATTACGTGCACTGCTACTGATATTCTTAGTGCTTGTATGCTCAAACCTTTCTCAGTGCTTTGATATTTACCCACAAGACAAAGACTCAGTCTTGCTGTTTAGGTCATTGGTCCAAGACCCTAGCCAGAGCTTGTCCAGCTGGGTTGGCTCTAATTGTACCAACTGGACCGGAATCACCTGCGAAAACCAGACCGGCAGAGTGGTTTCGGTTAACTTGACCAACATGAACTTGTCTGGCCAAATTCACCCCAGTTTGTGCAAACTTCCATTTCTCGAACATTTGGTTTTGTCTGAAAACAACTTTACTTCCCCAATCCCCCTGTGTTTCGGTTCTTTGCGCAGTCTCAAAACCCTGCATCTCGATCACAATAGGTTTCAGGGGACTGTGCCCGATACACTCATGAAGCTTAGGCAGCTGAAAGAACTTGTTTTGAATGGTAACAATGATTTGGGAGGGCTTATTCCTTGGTGGGTTGGTAACTTCTCGGCTCAGTTGGAGAAACTAGATATTGGGTTTAATTCGTTTCATGGGGAGATTCCTGAAAGCGTGTTATACTTGAAATCTTTGAAGTATTTAGATCTTGGGAACAATAATTTATCTGGTATTTTGAGTGACTTTCACCAATCTTTGGTCTTTCTTAATCTTGGATCGAATCAGTTTTCTGGTACTTTGCCTTGTTTCTCTGCTTGTGTTCAGTCTCTTAGAGTTTTGAATCTGGCTAACAATTCTGTTGTGGGAGGAATGCCGACATGTATTGCTTCGCTTCAAGGTTTGAATCATCTGAACCTTTCATTCAACCACTTGACTTATGAGATATCTCCGAGGCTTGTGTTTTCGGAGAAGCTTCTTGTCTTGGACTTGAGTAACAATGAGTTGTCTGGCCCTCTTCCGAGCAAGATTGCGGAGACAACAGATAAATCCGGGCTTGTTCTTCTTGATCTGTCTCACAACAGTTTCTCTGGTGAAATCCCATTGAAGATTACCGAACTGAAAAGCTTGCAGGCCCTGTTTCTGTCATACAATCTTCTTGTGGGGGAGATTCCGGCGAGGATTGGAAATCTGACTTACCTCCAAGTGATTGATCTCTCGCACAACTCTCTATCAGGCTCAATTCCGTTGAACATCGTCGGATGTTTTCAGCTGCTTGCATTGAtactcaacaacaacaatctttcTGGTGAAATTCAACCGGAGCTTGATGCATTGGACAGCTTGAAGATACTGGACATTAGCAACAACAAGATATCTGGTGAGATCCCGCTTACTTTAGCAGGCTGTAAATCTCTGGAGATTGTAGATTTCAGCTCCAACAGTCTCTCCGGAACCTTGAGTGATGCAATCACCAAATGGTCAAACCTCAGGTATCTGTCCCTAGCTCAGAATGAATTTAACGGAAATCTGCCCGGCTGGCTCTTTACTTTCCCGGCTATCAGAATGATGGATTTCTCAGGAAACAAATTTTCGGGCTTCATACCGGATGCCAACTTTAACATGAGCAAAAATTTTAACAATGGAGAGCTTGGTAAAATGCAGAGAGTGCCATTTGGTACAACGCACGGTGCGGATACAAAAGTTTTGATTGTTGTCACTACTAGCACTGAATTAAGCTTCAATTATGTACTATCTTCGACGGTGGGAATCGATTTCTCTAATAATGTGCTAGATGGGGAGATTCCAGGGGGGCTATTTACATTACGTGGTTTGCAATACCTAAACTTGTCACGTAATTTTCTTCGTGGTCGTGTTCCAGATGTAGAGAAGATGTGGAGTTTAAGGGCCTTAGATATATCGCACAATTCGCTGTCAGGTCAGATTCCCGGAAACATTTCCAGCCTTCAAGACCTGACTCGTCTGGATTTGTCATACAACTGCTTCTCTGGATTTGTTACGAAGCAGCAAGGATATTGGAGGTTCCCAGGAGCATTTGCTGGAAATCCAGATTTGTGTTTGGAGTCCTCTGATGGAGGGTGTGACCCGGCAAGCCTCCCCGTGGTGCCTGGGAAGGCATTCGAAGGGGAAGAGGTTGAGGGGCGGATTTCTGTTTGGGTTTTCTGTCTAAGTGCTTTCCTCAGTTTCTACTTTACAGGAGTAGCCCTCTTTTGCTCACCTCGAGCACGAAATTACATTCTCCAGACAAAAGCTTAG